Proteins from a single region of Salvelinus sp. IW2-2015 unplaced genomic scaffold, ASM291031v2 Un_scaffold4887, whole genome shotgun sequence:
- the rnf170 gene encoding E3 ubiquitin-protein ligase RNF170: protein MDGNNVYGEVDYLLPVEDSLIEGVSNPVLFVVVLSVTFLCGLVTLLCRNEQQNIHPENQEHVRAVRQQLQSDSQEGEPTEPRQQFYTDMSCPVCLQQAVLPVETNCGHLFCGSCIIAYWRYGTWLGAINCPICRQMVTLLFPLFHEHAAPQPVQDGTVEPLLILRDLQDYNRRFSGQPRSLMDRLRDVPTLLRHLFREMFSVGGLFWMFRIRILLCLIGALTYLISPLDFIPEALFGLLGFLDDFFIILLLFIYISIMYREVVTQRLAGGMDIRSLRLQGN, encoded by the exons ATGGATGGAAACAATGTATATGGGGAGGTGGACTATttgctgccagttgaagactcaCTCATTGAAGGAGTCAGCAACCCTGTCTTGTTTGTGGTCGTTCTSAGTGTCACGTTCCTGTGTGGACTGGTGACTCTGCTCTGCAG AAATGAGCAGCAGAACATCCACCCGGAGAACCAGGAACATGTCCGAGCCGTTCGACAGCAGCTGCAGTCTGACTCGCAG gaAGGTGAACCAACAGAGCCCAGGCAGCAGTTCTATACAGACATGTCCTGTCCAGTGTGTCTACAGCAGGCCGTGCTGCCAGTGGAAACCAACTGTGGACATCTCTTCTGTG GTTCTTGTATAATTGCATATTGGCGATATGGGACATGGCTTGGTGCAATCAATTGTCCCATCTGCAGACAAATG GTGACCCTGCTGTTCCCTCTCTTCCATGAGCACGCCGCCCCTCAGCCGGTACAGGATGGAACGGTTGAACCGCTCCTCATCCTCCGGGATCTACAAGACTACAACCGCCGGTTCTCAGGACAACCCAGATCG CTGATGGACCGGCTGCGTGACGTTCCCACGTTGCTGCGCCACCTCTTCAGGGAAATGTTCTCCGTCGGAGGCCTGTTCTGGATGTTTCGTATCCGTATCCTGCTGTGTCTGATCGGTGCTCTGACCTACCTGATCTCCCCTCTGGACTTCATCCCTGAGGCTCTGTTCGGTCTGCTAGGCTTCCTGGACGACTTCTTCATCATCCTGCTTCTGTTCATCTATATCTCTATCATGTATAGAGAGGTGGTGACCCAGAGACTGGCAGGAGGAATGGACATCCGTTCACTTCGGCTGCAGGGAAATTGA